In Acidimicrobiales bacterium, the DNA window GCTCAAGACAAAGAGCTGCGTGCCATTCTCCAGGCTTCCCGATTAGCGTGGGGTGCTCCAAGAGTTGCTCAGCGATTGGAATCACCACGGCGGCCAAGTCGTCCGACAATCCAATCGCTGAGTACGCCGCTACCTCGCGGGCGGTGCGGTCAGTGAAGCTTGGCGTACCGGTCACAATGAACTCGAGAGACGGCCACATTCGGTAAGGAATCTCAGCTGCCTCGCTGTTCGGATCGAGGCCGATTCGGATCGCATCCATCAATGATGACTTGCCCGCCGCATTCTTTCCTATTAGGACTGTGAGAGTGTCAAGGGGGATGCTCGCTCGGTCGGTTATGGTGCGAAAGTCCCAAACGGTGACGCGTCGAAGGTGGTCGAATTGTGCCTCGGCAAGGGGGACCCGGAGCTCATCGAACCGCTCGGCGTCCCGCAAGCTGTGAACTCGTCGCTCTCGCGACTTCACGACGCTCGGATGGTCGTAGAGGGCTTCGAGAAGGGAGGGATTGTACACGTCAGCCGCCCTGGAGCCGAGTGCGACGACGCCCAAGGGGGGTCCTACCCGACTCGTCAGGGCCTGGGGGTTGCAACCGAGCGCCTTCGCCAGCACCCCTAGCTCGACTCCTTGCTCACCCCGCTTAGTTCGGCCTGGCGCGAGGAATTTGTCCGGC includes these proteins:
- a CDS encoding DUF2813 domain-containing protein: MGVVALGSRAADVYNPSLLEALYDHPSVVKSRERRVHSLRDAERFDELRVPLAEAQFDHLRRVTVWDFRTITDRASIPLDTLTVLIGKNAAGKSSLMDAIRIGLDPNSEAAEIPYRMWPSLEFIVTGTPSFTDRTAREVAAYSAIGLSDDLAAVVIPIAEQLLEHPTLIGKPGEWHAALCLE